A genomic stretch from Maniola jurtina chromosome 26, ilManJurt1.1, whole genome shotgun sequence includes:
- the LOC123878549 gene encoding uncharacterized protein LOC123878549: MYFNPLGNAKTIEGQLSVLIPLDLSYIKPHIENINSVINTVKKTCKQTWINVDCFNIFEPLELRYEEIAKQYSTISHLINTKSKRSAWFAGIGSIMKTLFGTLDEDDAVVFDKAIESVLNNEKKLSSLMKESILVTDSIINKFNGTISRIQQNEYRMKEAINNFTLIIDNITIALEKSQLRLSINNVFNSLEMSIITLSFQLEDIINAVLFSSLNKLHPSIMTPTQLHKEIIDSFRHLPQDLELPVPLEIDMIHTIIDISKVSSYYIKNKLIFVLQIPLVSIKEYSLYHNIPLPTPHSIRNPDTFSLIIPSAKYIAITINKNFYFDLDSLNNCLVINHKHYICDNVSVYATNTKVTCESELLSKIINKIPQQCETKFIYGKVDLWKNLNYNRWIFIQSEPTRITIECSELKSHREITVIGTGILNLPELCIGYGKNVILKGKFNKNVKLPTITFEFNLINDSCCNTRKLEIIKNGVSPIKLEKIDLDNLRIQKNHLEAKLLNTELEEVPHIIKYGTHYSVITVITLLVIICVTLYFIIIKIFRIRNVKKCNSLGVNPKVDIELADITNDDEQTDKYPNLKRDV; encoded by the coding sequence ATGTATTTTAACCCCTTGGGTAATGCAAAAACAATAGAAGGACAATTAAGTGTTTTAATCCCATTAGATTTATCATATATTAAACCACACATCGAAAATATAAATTCCGTAATAAATACAGTCAAGAAAACTTGTAAACAGACTTGGATAAATGTggattgttttaatatttttgaaccgTTAGAATTACGATATGAAGAAATTGCAAAGCAATATTCTACTATTTCTCATTTAATAAATACAAAGAGCAAAAGAAGTGCCTGGTTTGCAGGTATCGGATCAATTATGAAAACCCTTTTCGGTACTCTTGATGAAGATGATGCAGTAGTTTTTGATAAAGCAATAGAATCCGTattaaataatgaaaagaaattATCCTCTTTAATGAAAGAAAGCATCTTAGTTACAGACTCTATAATTAACAAATTTAATGGAACTATTTCAAGAATCCAACAAAATGAATACAGAATGAAGGAAGCAATCAATAATTTCACCCTAATAATAGACAATATAACTATCGCTTTGGAAAAATCCCAATTACGACTTAGTATAAATAACGTTTTTAATAGTCTCGAAATGTCAATAATAACATTATCTTTTCAACTCGAAGATATAATAAATGCCGTACTGTTTAGCAGTTTAAACAAATTGCATCCTTCCATAATGACACCAACACAACTTCATAAAGAAATTATTGATAGTTTCAGACATTTACCTCAAGATTTAGAATTACCTGTCCCGTTAGAAATCGATATGATACACACTATTATAGATATATCCAAGGTATCATCATACTACAttaagaataaattaatatttgtattaCAAATCCCATTAGTATCTATTAAGGAATATAGTTTGTATCACAACATTCCATTACCAACACCACATTCCATTAGAAATCCAGATACATTCAGTTTGATAATACCCAGTGCGAAATATATCGCgattactataaataaaaacttttactttgatCTAGATAGTCTGAATAATTGTTTGGTTATTAATCATAAGCATTATATTTGTGATAATGTAAGTGTATATGCAACAAATACAAAAGTTACCTGTGAAAGTGAGTtactgtcaaaaattataaataaaatcccTCAGCAGTGTGAAACAAAATTCATATATGGAAAAGTAGATTTATGGAAAAACTTAAATTACAATAGATGGATATTTATCCAATCAGAACCAACCAGAATAACTATAGAATGTTCAGAATTAAAATCACACCGAGAAATAACGGTTATAGGAACTGGTATTCTAAACCTACCAGAATTGTGTATCGGTTATggtaaaaatgttattttaaaaggtaaattcaataaaaatgtgAAATTACCTACAATcacttttgaatttaatttaattaatgattCATGTTGTAATACGCGTAAGTTAGAAATAATAAAGAATGGTGTCTCCCCTATCAAGTTAGAAAAAATTGATTTAGACAATTTAAGAATACAAAAGAATCATTTAGAAgcaaaattattaaatactgAATTAGAAGAAGTACctcatataataaaatatgggACACACTATTCCGTAATAACTGTCATTACACTGTTAGTAATTATATGtgtaacattatattttataattattaagattTTTAGAATAAGAAATGTCAAGAAATGTAACTCACTGGGAGTAAACCCAAAAGTTGATATAGAATTAGCTGATATTACAAATGatgacgaacagacagacaaatatcCAAATTTAAAGAGAGatgtttaa